The following nucleotide sequence is from Pseudomonas putida S13.1.2.
GGGCCAGCACCACTTTTTGCGGTGATACCTCTTCCAGCAATGGCCGGCATAGCAGCGGCGTACCGTCATAGCAGTGGTCCCCGGCGGGGCGGGTACACGACAGTGCAACCCCATAGCCATGCGCGACAAGGCCTCGTTGCATCTCGAAGGTCTGGGTGTATTGCTGAGTGCGTGGTTGCAGGTTATGCGCCCAAAACAGTGAAAGGAAGTATTCACGCGTTTGTGCGATGTCCTCAAGAATCAGGCATTCCTGTGCCAGTTCATGCAGCGGTATGGCTGCCAAGTGGGCCAGGCGATGGTCTGTGGCGATGAGCGCGTAAGGTTTCAACTCGGCCAGCACCTGGCGCGGCAGCGAGGGATCAAGGCCTATGTCGTAAGTAAGCGCAAGCTCCGCTTTGCCGGCACTCAGGTGGCGGTGCACGCCTGCCAGGTCCGTTTCGAACAGCGTTACCTCGACATCGGGGTACTGCTTGCGAAAGCTCGATAGCAGCCGGGGTGCGAAGTAAGGGCCTAAGTCTTGAAAGCAGATAAGCGACAGGTTGCCGCGCAGCGAGCCTTGCGCCGTATCGGTGTTCTGATTCATGGCGATGGCCATGCCAATGATATCGCGGGCCTGGGCCAGCAAACGCGTGCCCGCTGACGTCAGCTCCAGCCCTCGGCTGACCTGGCGCCGGAATAGCCGCTCATTCAACGCCTCTTCAAGTTGGGCAATAGCGACCGATACCGACGGCTGTGAAACGTGGCGGGCTCTCGCCGCAGCGCTGATGCTGCCGTGTTCGGCCACGGCGACGAAATACTCTAACTGCCGGAACGAGAAACCTATCATTTTTTCCTATACTCCGGATTAGGAAATATATTCTTTTCCTATTGGTGCCGAAAAGCAATACTCGCCGTGCACCATGCTTATCCCGCTTAACTTCTGGCAGTGGTGCTGTTGCCCAATAAAAAGACCAAAGGGTGCTCTATGAAACAGTCCGCCGAATTTCAACTCAGCGAAGAAACCATCGAAGCCTTCCAGCGTGATGGTGCTGTCTGCGTACGTAATCTGTTCACGCCGGAGGAAGTTGCACTGCTCGAAACCGGCATCGAACAGAACCTGAAAACCCCCAGCGAGCGCGCCAAAGTGGCGAGCCGCCCCGACGACCCGGGTTGGTTCTTCGAGGACTTCTGCAACTGGGGCGATATCGCGGCCTATCGCCAGTTCATCTTCGAGAGCCGGGTGGGTACCGTTGCCGCTCAACTCATGAACAGCGAAACAGCCCGGCTTTATCACGATCATCTGCTGGTCAAGGAGCCCAACACGCGTCAGCGCACGCCTTGGCACCAGGACCAGCCGTACTACAACATCGATGGGCGCCAGAACTGCAGCATGTGGATGCCTATCGACCCCGTCGCAAGGGAGTCCACCCTTGAGTTTGTAGGGGGCTCGCACCTGGGGCCGTGGCTGATGCCGCGCAGCTTCCTCGACAGCCAGGCGCAATGGTTCCCGGAAGGTAGCCTGGCTGACTTGCCGGATATCGAGGCCGATCGCAGCGCCTGGAACATCCTCGGCTGGGAGCTTTCCCCAGGCGACGCCGTGTTCTTCCACATGCTGACCTTGCACGCTTCTGGAGGTGTCGGGGGCAATCGCCGGCGCCGTGCCTTCTCGGTGCGTTTCCTAGGCGACGACATCACTCACGCACCGCGCCAGTGGAAAACCTCGCCCCAGTTTCCTGGGCTCGAAACAGAATTGGCCAGCGGTGCCCAGATGAACCATGAGCTATTCCCGGTGCTGTGGCCAAGGGCTTGATGATTGAAACATGCGTGCCTGATTAAAACGCACAGCATCTGCGTTGTGCGGACCTGATAATAAAATCAAGAAGGTATCTATGAGCGCTCAATCTTCACAACAGCTGAAGCGGGGTCTGTCTACCCGGCATATTCGTTTCATGGCGTTAGGTTCTGCCATCGGTACGGGGCTGTTCTATGGCTCGGCATCGGCAATAAAACTGGCAGGGCCATCAGTTTTGCTCGCCTATTTGATAGGGGGGGCAGCCATTTACATGATGATGCGCGCCCTTGGCGAAATGGCGGTTCATAACCCGGTGTCAGGCTCGTTCGGCCACTATGCCAGCCAATACCTGGGCCGCTATTTTGGCTTTCTGACAGGTTGGAGCTACGCGTTCTCCATGTTGGTGGTGTGCCTGGCAGACGTGACGGCGTTTGGCGTCTACATGGGGCTGTGGTTCCCGGAAACACCCGCCTGGATCTGGGTGCTTGGAATAGTGTTCTTCATCGGGTCGTTGAACCTGTGTAGCGTGAAAGTGTTCGGCGAGATGGAGTTCTGGCTGTCGTTGCTGAAGGTCACCGCTATCGTTGCCATGATTGTAGCGGGTGGGGCCGTGCTGCTGTTGGGTATCCAGTTGAATGACGAGGCAGGCACTGTTGCCGGCATCTCGAACCTGTGGAGCCACGGCGGGTTCTTCCCTAATGGCATCGGTGGGATGATTGCTTCGTTCACCGTTGTGATGTTCGCTTTTGGCGGGGTCGAAATGATCGGCATTACCGCAGGCGAGGCAAAGGACCCGAAGCGCGTGCTGCCTAAGGCCATCAACTCGGTGCCTCTGCGCATTCTGCTGTTCTATATCCTTACCTTGTTCGTGCTCATGGCCATTTACCCCTGGACCAGCATTGGCAGCCACGGTAGCCCATTCGTTCAGATCTTCAGTGGCCTTGGCATCAGCTCAGCGGCAACTGTGTTGAACATCGTTGTAATTTCCGCTGCGGTATCAGCCATCAATAGCGACATCTTCAGCGCCGGGCGAATGATGTACGGCATGGCTCAAAACGGCCAAGCCCCTGCCGGCTTCGCATCACTGTCGCGTTTCGGTGTGCCGTGGATGACGGTTGCAGTGATGGGCGTCGCTCTGCTTTTGGGCGTGGTATTGAATTACCTGGTCCCAGAAGACTTGTTCCTGGTGCTTGCCGCGGTGGTCACGTTCTCCATTGTCTGGGTCTGGTTGATGATCCTGCTATCGCAGGTGGCCATGCGGCGCGGCATGAGCAAGGAGGAGGCTGCGGCACTGGATTACCGAGTGCCGCTGTGGCCGGTAGGTCCAGCTTGCGCGATTGCGTTCATGGTGTTCATCTTTGGCGTGCTCGGTTGGTTCCCGGCCAGCCGCACCGCCCTGTATGTTGGGGTTGGCTGGTTGGTCGTTCTGTCTTTGGGCTACTGGCTGTGGGGTGTACGTACACCGCGACCAGTGTCAGCGAGTGCTTGAGGCATTGAAGCGTTCGCGTCCGCATTGCGAGCTTTGTCTGGGCAGCTGCTCTTGCAGAAATATCCAAGTCATGGGCTGTACCTGTGGGAGCGGGTTCACCCGCGAACACCGGCAAAGCCGGTGCCATCCAGCGCGCGGTTTCGTCCTATAGGCATGATCTCGAATCGCCAGCACCGAGAGCGGTAGTTTTCAGGAGACCTCATCCGTTGCTGGCGCAGTGCGAGACTCAAGGTCGATTTCGGTCGGCCACTGGACTTTCGGCGCCAAGCAATGCATGTGGCTCAGGCCATCGTCATCGTTCCAGTCGCGGGGTGGGTGCACGAACTTGGGCAGGGCTTCAGGGCCTTGCTGCATGAAGAGCCGGGCGATGGCCCAGTAAGCCTTGCCCTCATGCAGGGTATGAGTGAAGAAGACACGATCAATGACTTCGTCAGTCTCAGGATTACGGACTGACAGCATGACGTTTTCGATCAGGCCACCATGGCCAGGGGCGTAGATGCGGTATACCTCGGCGGTGACGTCGTCCCAGTTGTAGGCGACGGGTTGGACACCCCAGCGTTTACGGCTGAAGATGAAGATGCGGTCGAAGCGGTACTGGTAAAAATAGACTTTCCGACGCAGGCGATTGAAGCGAATGGGTTCGTCTCTGGGCAAGACAAGATCCTCCTTTATGTAAGGGATGAGGGCCCAAAGAGCTGCTGGTGGACCGAGCACTATAAATACACTCATCAACCAGTCCCGCTGCCAGCCGTATACGAATAAATCCCAGTACAAAGAAAGTGTTAATCCGGCGCAAAAACATAAACCGGGAATACCGATTAATGCTGAAAATCCGCGAAGGCTTATTGTTTTTCTCGGTAGTTCAAGGTATGTGTCGTCAAAATAATTAGGCGAGGGATTTACCGTCTCTACCCAGCAGCGATCATCTGGCTCCTCTCCCGTCGGAGGCAGGTCATAGCTCCAACCTATGGCGCGCTCCCATAACACCTTGGGCTTAAATGTCATTCATTCATTCCTCGAGAACAAACTTCAATATAGGCGTCCGGCAAATTGCGGTCAGGCCAATACATAACCAGTAGGGTGGCGGCGCTTAAGCTGTGGCTCCCAATCGTAGGTACTAGCGGCACAACTCCTGAGATTTCAAGCTGAAAAACACCGCCATCTTCACTGTGATAAGGTCTTTGATATTCATCAGTGGAAAAATCACTCACATAGTCTGGATGTCGCGGGGGTGTAAACTTAGAAAAAGAGGATGACGGGGAAAGTGGCCTTATTGGGTGCGAAAAGTAATCACCCGAGGCAATACTTTCTCCGCCAACGTAATCTGGAAACGCTCCATCACCGACACGATGTGCTATCAATTTCCAGCGATATGCGGATTTCGCTTTATTGAAACTGGGTAATACGACGAGAAACTTGAGCTGTTGCACCGTGCTCAAGCTGACCAAGCCTCCTATTTTTGGGAGTGTAGGATCCGTAGCCATACTTGACTCAAAATTTAGCCTTGCCTGCACGCCCAGCGTCGCAGCATTGAGTTCTGCGAATGCTATGTCTGAAAATTCCGGAGCGTTCCAGTGTATGGAAGGTGTTTCATTAGCAAGCCCGAAATAGCACCGACGCGCCCAGCGTTCGAGAGCATTTGATTCGTTTTTTTCTGCTCGCTTGCTCAACTCATAGGCGACTAGAGACAATGATATTGCTAAACCTAAAGGGCCAAATACGAAAGGTCTGAAAACTGCAAGCGCAAATGCTACTGTACCCGCCCCAGATGCTAACGCGGCATATTTATATTGCAGAGCAGCTTTAGTGTCGCCAATGGCTAAAGTGCGCTTTCTTGCCAAATTGGCTTGTGCCGTGTCAAAAACCCCTGCGACTGCACTCAGTACCGCACCGATTTTTATGATGGCCTCTCCAGTGATTGCAATTCCCTCAGCCCATGGTCTACGTATGGCGCTGACACTGGAGCGCATTACGAGTCCAATCACCTCAATTTGCCCGCCCAATATTCCTAATTGGGACCCATGGAACGCCAGCTTGGCTTCATGAGCCTTTGGCCCAATCTCCACTTCCGCTTTTGCCTGATTTCTGCTCAGGCTGTCATGCTGTAAATACAACCCACCTACAGCCAGCAGCAAGTCCCAACTACCTGCCACTCCGCGCAATCCGCTAAAGCCAGTCCGCACAAGCTGTGCCGCCTGCTGCGAAGTGATGCGCATGTCCTGCAACACCTTTCGTGCATTCGCCTCCAGGGTTCCCGCCGCGACCGAGATATCCATTAAGGCAATCTGCGCCGCGCTGCTCGCTTGGGTCACCCTCATGCTGGCTTCGTCAATCAACCGGCCACGCACGTCTTCAGCGGTACCCTCGACCCACACCGACACACTGATCATGGTGTTGGTAAACCGCGGGTCGAGCACTGCCAGGCTCATCAGCCCGTGCTGAATGATCGGCCGCACCTTGTTCCAGGCCTTGGTCGAATGAATGTCGCTGTCAGCGATGGTGCGAGGCATCCGGTCCCTAGCCTCGGCAATCGAGGCATTGGCCTTGTGCTGCAATTCGCGTAGATGAGCACTCTGCAGGGCGTAGTACTCGCCCAGCTTCATCTTCACTTCCAGCTCGATGAGGTGCACGCCGTTGTAAAGGAACTGGGTTGCACTGTTCAGGTGCCGCACGGCGGTCTGAATACCAGGTGGCAAATTGGGCGCCAGACGTTGGCTCGCCGCGTTGAGCGCGCCCTGGGTTTCGGCAATGGCCTGCTTCAAGGTATTGCGCATGCGCAAGCCGGCATCGTCGCTCGCAATGATCTTGCTCAGCATGCCGTAGAGCTTGTCGCTGTCATTCCAGTTGGTGACATCGGAAAAGCTGGGAAGCAGCCCGGCCAACAACGCACGGTCACGCATCAACAACGCGCGATAGGGAGGGCTATCAGGATCCTGTAGCCATTTCTGCCAGAGCGTTTCGGTGGTGTCGGCAGCGGGACTCACATCGGGCGCCACCGCCTCGGTAATACCGCCACCTAGGCATAAGGCCATGGTCTTGGCATACGCCACGCCAGACTCACGATGATCACCGTCGTAGTCGTACTGCTCGGCCACCTTGAACATGGGCGTGTCGAACAGCGCGGCGTAAGCACGGGCGTCCTTGTCGATGAAGCGCTGGAACTCGGCTTCCTGCTGGTCGTACTCGGCCTGGAACGCCGCTCGCTTCGGTTCGTGGTAGCGCTCTTCAAGACGCTCGTCACTTTCCAGCTGGGCTCGTTCTACCAACCGTTGACGCTCCACTGCCGGGTCGACGAACACCGGTGGCCCATCGCCGGTCATCGGTTCCAGCGACGGTACCTTCTGCGCTGCCCACTCGCGCTGCGTGGCGCGAATGGCCTGGAGGATCTGCGAGGTCTGCAACTGGTAGGCACGCATGTGGGCCTCACGCCAGACTTGGCGCTTCACCACCCAGTTCAACCGCTGATGGTTGAATTCCTGAATCAGGCCAACGGTATCGTCGAGCACCACTGCCAGCACGCCGTTCTCCAGCGTGTGCCGGTTCATCGCGTTGACCAGATAGCCGCGCATCGCAAACCGGCGCAGCCAGCGGCTGTGAAACCCATGTGCACTGTCGAACGGTGAGCAGCCGCGCTGTACGTACTCGAACACCTCCTTGTCGACCTGCAGATTGTCGGGCGTCATGGCGATGCCCAACAATTCGGGATTGTTACGCGCCTGGGTCAGGTCAACCCCCTCGAAGCGATGCGCAGGTGCCTGGCCCTTCTTGTAGGCGTTCAAAACGCTTGCCGGCCAAGGGTCGCTGGAGAAAGCCAACCAAGCGCTGCCATACCGGTCGGTATCGATGTTCAGGAAGGATGAAGGAATGTCGTGGTTTTCATTCACGCATTTTTCGGGCAGCGACGCGGGTAGGCCGTCTGAAGGTTCGTAAGGATTGAAGCGGCGCAGGTGGCCCTGTTCGCTGACTTCGTAGGCATGCCAGACCTGCTGATCGAGCAGCACATACAGGTAACCCATGCGCAAAGTGCGCAGGCCCATCTTCGCCGAGATATGCAGGCTACCCGCCACAGTCGTGATGCACTCCGGTCGTGTATCCGGCACCAGGGCGCGACGTAGCGGCAGGATCGGTAGGCCCTGGCGTTCGCAAGACATGCACTGGTCAGAAGGGAGCCCGGCTTCGGCTGCCGCAATGGCGATACGTTGGCTGATTGTCAAAAACGACCTCGCGTTGAAAGGGACTGTGATGGTCCCTGAACACTAACGAGGAATCGCTTGCCGGAGGTTCCTGGGGCGTCCTAAAACCTTGTAGGAAACGTCTCTAAATGAGCCATTGGACACTCATAAAACTGTCCACTCACAGGCCTTGGAGTCATGCGGAGGCTTGTGGGAGCGGGCGCGCCCGCGAACACCGGCAGCGCCGGTGCCATCCACCGCGTCGAATTCTTCGCGGGCATGCCCGCTCCCACAGGTGCTGCGCAGGCTTCAGGCGTTCGTAATACCTGTGGGAGCGGGCGCGCCTGCGAACACCGGCAGCGCCGGTGCCATCCACCGCGTTGCATTCTTCGCGGGTGAACCCGCTCCCACAGATTTTGCGTAAGGCTTGGCTTTATCGAGGCGGCCAACCGCCGGTTACAGCTTTTGTGCATGCTTGGGGACCAAGGCGGGCGAGGGCAGGGGCAGCATGAAGGTCAGCAACGCGCCTATCACCAACAGTACCGTGGCATAGACAATCCCGGCCGTGAAACTTTGGGTCAGGTCTTTCAACCAGCCAACCATCAGCGGGTTCAGCGCCGAACCTGTGTTGCCGAAGGCGTTGATCACCGCAATGCCAATGGCACGCGCTTGGAACGTGAGCGCCTGGTCCGGGGTAGTCCAGAATATCGACATGGCGGTGTACGACCCCGTAGCCGCCATGCAGATGCCGCACAGTTGCACCACCGGGTTACCGGCATAGGCGGCAAACATCCAGCCGGCAGCGGCCATCAGCATGGGCAGCACCAGGTGCCATTTGCGTTCCTGGCTGCGGTCGGAATGCAGCCCCCACACCACCATGCCGATGATGGTACACACCTGCGGGATCATCGCCAGAAAGCCAATGGTGCTGTTGCTGCTGTCAGCGGCACTGATGCTCTTGATGATCAGCGGCGTCCACACGGCGATCATCGCCAGCGTGTTGACCAGGCAGAAATACACCAGGCTGAACATCAGCACCGTGGGTGAGAGCATCTCGCGCAGCAGGCTGCCGGGGCCGTCTCCTGTTGTGTGGTTGGAAGTGGAGTTGTCTGCGGCCAGGGCATGCTGCAGATGTTGCTTGTCTTCGGGGCTCAGCCAGCGGGCCTGCTGCGGCGTGTCGTTCAGGTAGCCGAACACCACAAAGCCCATGATCACCGAAGGCAGGCCCTCCAGCAGAAACAGCCACTGCCACCCGTGCAAGCCCCACACGCCATCCAGGCCGAGTATCAGCCCCGAAACCGCCGAGCCGAAGCCTGCGGTAAACGGCATCGCGATCATGAACAGGGCGTTGGCGCGTGCCCGGTAGGCCGCCGGGAACCAGAACGTCAGGTACAGCAGCACACCGGGCAGAAAGCCTGCCTCCGTGATACCGACCAGAATCCGCAGCAGGTACAGGCTGCTGGCATCGGTCGCGAACAGTGTCGCGGTCGAGGCCAGCCCCCAGGCGATCATCAGGCTCCCGATCCATTTGCGCGCACCCACCCTGGCCAAGGCCATGTTGCTGGGGATACCACAGGCGATATAGGCGATGTAGAACAGCGTGGTTGCCATGCCGAACTGGGTACTGCTCAGGCCCAGGTCACCCATCATGGTCAGGCCGGCAAAGCCGATGTTGATCCGGTCGAGAAACGACAGCACAAAGCACAGGAACAGAAAGCCGAGCAGGCGCCTGGACACTTTGCGCATCACGGCTTGCTGGGGACTGCTGGCGGTTTTTATCGTTGTAATGGGGGCAGTGGTCTGATGCATGTGGGCGCCTGATTATTATTGGTTCCAGCGGCACCGGCTCCGGTGCATTGGCAAGTGCAGGTGCTACAGGTCTTGAAGCGCGCACTGGGCAAGTTCGGTGAAGGCCTGGGCATCGCCGAGCGCATGGGCGCTGAGCAGCGCCAGCTTGGTCAGGAACAGCTCGGCCTTGGCCGGTGTGGCCTGGTCCAAAGCGTCGGCCAGTACGTCGTAAACCACTTCCAGGTCTGTTGCGGTCAGGGTGTGCATGGCGCTTCCTCTCAGTGCTTGCCCAGGGCGGTGTCGATGGCGGATTGCAGTTGTGCGGCCGATACCTGCAGCCAGCGGGCGCAGATGTGCTGGTCTGGGCGCACCAAGTAAGCGCCATTGCGGGGGATGCCATACTTGGCGGCGATGCGGCCGGTGCTGTCGTCGATCAGTTGGTCTGCACCGGTGATGATGGCCTGGGCGTTTTGCGCAATCGCGATGATCTGCAAGGGCACGCCGCTGCTGCGAATGGCAGTCGCCTGCTCGACCACGTCATTTGGGATGCAGTCACTGTCGGTGAAATAGAGCAGGTAGAAGCAGGCGCCCAAGTGGTCGAACAGGTAGTCGTCTTCGGCCAGCCTGATGTTCAGCAGCGGGGCGCCGTTGCGCGGGCCGGCAGAGAAATGTTCATTGTCGTCAGTTGCACAGTTGAGCACCGAGCCCGCGTAGTCGTGTGGCCGCGAGGTGCGCCAGTGATACAGCGGGCGGACGAACGCCTGGGTCAGCGACAGCGACAACACCGCATCGCGTACCAGGCGGTAACCCGCAGTAGGTGGCGCCATGAACCGGGTGCTCTTGCCGGCCTCGCTGATGATTTCCCGCGCGGCACTGACACGTTCGCTGGAGTAGGACGGCAGCAGCTTGGGGCCTGCCAAACCCTTGAGGACGAAGGCCAGCTTCCAGACCAGGCCATGGCAATCCTGGAACCCCGTGTTAGCGCCACGCACACCAAAAATCGGCAACAGGTGCGCCGCGTCCCCGGCGAATATCACGCGCTTGTGGATGTAATTTGGCAGGGTCAGCGCGCGCGCTGAATAGACCGAGCTCCAGTCCATTTCCCACTGTGGGTCTTCAACGCCAAGCATGTGTAGCTGGGCATTGATACGTTCGCGCAGCGACTCCGGCTGCAGCGCCTGTTCCGGCGTTTCGTTTTCGGGCAGTTGGTAGTCAATTCGCCAGATATCACCCGGTTCGCGGTGCATCAATACGGTGTTGCCCGGGTTCCAGTCCGGGTCGAAATAGGCCAGGCGCTCGGTGGGCAGGCCCAGGTCGATCTTGATATCAGCAATCACGAAGCGCCCTTCGTAGGCGGTACCCTCCAGTTTCAGCGCCAGCAGGGTGCGCAAGGTCGAGCGGGCGCCGTCCGCCGCTACTACCCAGTCAGCGTCCAGCTCATAGCTACCGGCTGGGGTATCGATGCTCAGCCGGGCGAAGTCGTCATGCTGCGCCAGGCCGGTTACGCGGTTGCCCCAGCGCAGGTCTACCAACGGATCAGCCTCGGCGGCCTCGACCAGCAACTGCTCCAGGCAGGGCTGCTGCAGGTTGGTCATGGGCGCGTAGCGGTCGTCTGGGTCGTGTGG
It contains:
- a CDS encoding LysR family transcriptional regulator, giving the protein MIGFSFRQLEYFVAVAEHGSISAAARARHVSQPSVSVAIAQLEEALNERLFRRQVSRGLELTSAGTRLLAQARDIIGMAIAMNQNTDTAQGSLRGNLSLICFQDLGPYFAPRLLSSFRKQYPDVEVTLFETDLAGVHRHLSAGKAELALTYDIGLDPSLPRQVLAELKPYALIATDHRLAHLAAIPLHELAQECLILEDIAQTREYFLSLFWAHNLQPRTQQYTQTFEMQRGLVAHGYGVALSCTRPAGDHCYDGTPLLCRPLLEEVSPQKVVLAQSGAMHPSPVAEAFKGWVTQEIAGSVTREPAH
- a CDS encoding phytanoyl-CoA dioxygenase family protein, whose translation is MKQSAEFQLSEETIEAFQRDGAVCVRNLFTPEEVALLETGIEQNLKTPSERAKVASRPDDPGWFFEDFCNWGDIAAYRQFIFESRVGTVAAQLMNSETARLYHDHLLVKEPNTRQRTPWHQDQPYYNIDGRQNCSMWMPIDPVARESTLEFVGGSHLGPWLMPRSFLDSQAQWFPEGSLADLPDIEADRSAWNILGWELSPGDAVFFHMLTLHASGGVGGNRRRRAFSVRFLGDDITHAPRQWKTSPQFPGLETELASGAQMNHELFPVLWPRA
- a CDS encoding amino acid permease, whose translation is MSAQSSQQLKRGLSTRHIRFMALGSAIGTGLFYGSASAIKLAGPSVLLAYLIGGAAIYMMMRALGEMAVHNPVSGSFGHYASQYLGRYFGFLTGWSYAFSMLVVCLADVTAFGVYMGLWFPETPAWIWVLGIVFFIGSLNLCSVKVFGEMEFWLSLLKVTAIVAMIVAGGAVLLLGIQLNDEAGTVAGISNLWSHGGFFPNGIGGMIASFTVVMFAFGGVEMIGITAGEAKDPKRVLPKAINSVPLRILLFYILTLFVLMAIYPWTSIGSHGSPFVQIFSGLGISSAATVLNIVVISAAVSAINSDIFSAGRMMYGMAQNGQAPAGFASLSRFGVPWMTVAVMGVALLLGVVLNYLVPEDLFLVLAAVVTFSIVWVWLMILLSQVAMRRGMSKEEAAALDYRVPLWPVGPACAIAFMVFIFGVLGWFPASRTALYVGVGWLVVLSLGYWLWGVRTPRPVSASA
- a CDS encoding DUF6708 domain-containing protein; this translates as MPRDEPIRFNRLRRKVYFYQYRFDRIFIFSRKRWGVQPVAYNWDDVTAEVYRIYAPGHGGLIENVMLSVRNPETDEVIDRVFFTHTLHEGKAYWAIARLFMQQGPEALPKFVHPPRDWNDDDGLSHMHCLAPKVQWPTEIDLESRTAPATDEVS
- a CDS encoding T6SS effector BTH_I2691 family protein — encoded protein: MTISQRIAIAAAEAGLPSDQCMSCERQGLPILPLRRALVPDTRPECITTVAGSLHISAKMGLRTLRMGYLYVLLDQQVWHAYEVSEQGHLRRFNPYEPSDGLPASLPEKCVNENHDIPSSFLNIDTDRYGSAWLAFSSDPWPASVLNAYKKGQAPAHRFEGVDLTQARNNPELLGIAMTPDNLQVDKEVFEYVQRGCSPFDSAHGFHSRWLRRFAMRGYLVNAMNRHTLENGVLAVVLDDTVGLIQEFNHQRLNWVVKRQVWREAHMRAYQLQTSQILQAIRATQREWAAQKVPSLEPMTGDGPPVFVDPAVERQRLVERAQLESDERLEERYHEPKRAAFQAEYDQQEAEFQRFIDKDARAYAALFDTPMFKVAEQYDYDGDHRESGVAYAKTMALCLGGGITEAVAPDVSPAADTTETLWQKWLQDPDSPPYRALLMRDRALLAGLLPSFSDVTNWNDSDKLYGMLSKIIASDDAGLRMRNTLKQAIAETQGALNAASQRLAPNLPPGIQTAVRHLNSATQFLYNGVHLIELEVKMKLGEYYALQSAHLRELQHKANASIAEARDRMPRTIADSDIHSTKAWNKVRPIIQHGLMSLAVLDPRFTNTMISVSVWVEGTAEDVRGRLIDEASMRVTQASSAAQIALMDISVAAGTLEANARKVLQDMRITSQQAAQLVRTGFSGLRGVAGSWDLLLAVGGLYLQHDSLSRNQAKAEVEIGPKAHEAKLAFHGSQLGILGGQIEVIGLVMRSSVSAIRRPWAEGIAITGEAIIKIGAVLSAVAGVFDTAQANLARKRTLAIGDTKAALQYKYAALASGAGTVAFALAVFRPFVFGPLGLAISLSLVAYELSKRAEKNESNALERWARRCYFGLANETPSIHWNAPEFSDIAFAELNAATLGVQARLNFESSMATDPTLPKIGGLVSLSTVQQLKFLVVLPSFNKAKSAYRWKLIAHRVGDGAFPDYVGGESIASGDYFSHPIRPLSPSSSFSKFTPPRHPDYVSDFSTDEYQRPYHSEDGGVFQLEISGVVPLVPTIGSHSLSAATLLVMYWPDRNLPDAYIEVCSRGMNE
- a CDS encoding MFS transporter, translated to MRKVSRRLLGFLFLCFVLSFLDRINIGFAGLTMMGDLGLSSTQFGMATTLFYIAYIACGIPSNMALARVGARKWIGSLMIAWGLASTATLFATDASSLYLLRILVGITEAGFLPGVLLYLTFWFPAAYRARANALFMIAMPFTAGFGSAVSGLILGLDGVWGLHGWQWLFLLEGLPSVIMGFVVFGYLNDTPQQARWLSPEDKQHLQHALAADNSTSNHTTGDGPGSLLREMLSPTVLMFSLVYFCLVNTLAMIAVWTPLIIKSISAADSSNSTIGFLAMIPQVCTIIGMVVWGLHSDRSQERKWHLVLPMLMAAAGWMFAAYAGNPVVQLCGICMAATGSYTAMSIFWTTPDQALTFQARAIGIAVINAFGNTGSALNPLMVGWLKDLTQSFTAGIVYATVLLVIGALLTFMLPLPSPALVPKHAQKL
- a CDS encoding FAD-dependent monooxygenase; protein product: MHQPHSEPRRSLYFNYQVFPAHTASVGAARVERKPVVVVGAGPIGLTTALDLARHGIACVVLAAERQVSEGSRAIVFTRRSLEILQQVGVAERVCELGLPWSCGNSFYRDQRVFRMESPHDPDDRYAPMTNLQQPCLEQLLVEAAEADPLVDLRWGNRVTGLAQHDDFARLSIDTPAGSYELDADWVVAADGARSTLRTLLALKLEGTAYEGRFVIADIKIDLGLPTERLAYFDPDWNPGNTVLMHREPGDIWRIDYQLPENETPEQALQPESLRERINAQLHMLGVEDPQWEMDWSSVYSARALTLPNYIHKRVIFAGDAAHLLPIFGVRGANTGFQDCHGLVWKLAFVLKGLAGPKLLPSYSSERVSAAREIISEAGKSTRFMAPPTAGYRLVRDAVLSLSLTQAFVRPLYHWRTSRPHDYAGSVLNCATDDNEHFSAGPRNGAPLLNIRLAEDDYLFDHLGACFYLLYFTDSDCIPNDVVEQATAIRSSGVPLQIIAIAQNAQAIITGADQLIDDSTGRIAAKYGIPRNGAYLVRPDQHICARWLQVSAAQLQSAIDTALGKH